The genome window AACGTATCGCTTATTCAAGCACAATCACGGCCGCCTCGTTCAACCTGAGCGAAAGGCAATAGGAACCGCCAACATTAATACAGATCGGATCACCAAAAGGCGCAACTGCATCCAGACGCACTTCGCACCCGG of Dyadobacter chenhuakuii contains these proteins:
- a CDS encoding FeoA family protein; the encoded protein is MSARTVSHLRKGEKGVIKSFTDRAMSLKLLEMGCLPGCEVRLDAVAPFGDPICINVGGSYCLSLRLNEAAVIVLE